Proteins from a single region of Mycoplasmopsis edwardii:
- the lon gene encoding endopeptidase La, which translates to MNENKKIILHTIVFKEKAVAFPGAIVEREFENVDDFLSFEKAKKGDTFAVLYQVENTGLNSRGIIATFLKLNKYDGSKKSKPKYTITFKVKSFYDAEELGLVVFDKEKGGIIKELIDQARIDELLETKGLGGFGFGTAGFRDDIDPFDTILNINDLTSELTKMTDMLKNLAKPIENDSKTSSTFESFVLDKLPLEKSKNATISWIETLINENSEYSKSENYTQRTRELLFTILSYLNDEFFNKSELFEEFSMSKITEVLVKVSDVLGLSAEINQQVQTNMNKKLSIQQKEFILREKVKVLQEELSNINVPINEDDYSRDLKDKVKNKIYPDSVKKLISEENKRSSEMMPVSPEASISKTYVANLKKLPWRKTQKEFLDIKYAREVLDKYHYGLDKVKERIIEYIAVIINQKLNDKDTSKKLSLDSEHEVDMSLFKEDKNEKETFNNVPIICLVGPPGTGKTSLSKAIAESLKRKFIKISLGGVHDESEIRGHRRTYVGAMPGKLIKGILKAEVSNPVILLDEIDKMASTNKGDPASAMLEVLDPEQNSKFQDHYLEHEYDLSKAIFIATANYYENIPHALIDRVEVIELSSYTLTEKINIAKNHLLPKVIEQVGLKENFFNIDDKTFEYIIKHYTNEAGVRGLKRILDKIARKYTLKLLETPEKDRPSSYTVKVEDLEDLIGVVIYKRESELEEEKPGTVNGLAYTSYGGSTLQIEVNIYPGKEEIKITGSLKDVMKESAQISLSYVKSNASRFGIEEFDFDKNTIHIHVPEGAVPKDGPSAGVTFTTALISALKKFSVPSKYGMTGEITLRGKVLDIGGLKEKSFAASQKSISTVFIPEGNVKNLKDIPEEIKKTITYIPVKNYEEIYDVIFMNKKHLKEIKVK; encoded by the coding sequence ATGAACGAAAACAAAAAAATAATTTTACATACTATTGTTTTTAAAGAAAAAGCAGTTGCATTTCCTGGCGCAATTGTTGAAAGAGAATTTGAAAATGTTGATGACTTTTTAAGTTTTGAAAAAGCAAAGAAAGGTGATACATTCGCAGTTCTTTATCAAGTAGAAAATACTGGTTTAAACTCTAGAGGTATTATTGCTACATTTTTAAAATTAAACAAGTATGATGGTTCAAAAAAATCAAAACCCAAATATACAATTACATTTAAAGTTAAATCATTTTATGATGCAGAAGAACTTGGTCTTGTAGTTTTTGATAAAGAAAAAGGCGGGATTATTAAAGAATTAATTGATCAAGCCCGTATTGATGAATTATTAGAAACAAAAGGATTAGGTGGTTTTGGATTTGGGACTGCTGGTTTTAGAGATGATATTGATCCATTTGATACAATTCTTAATATTAATGATTTAACGTCTGAATTAACTAAAATGACAGATATGTTAAAAAATCTTGCAAAACCAATTGAGAATGATAGCAAAACAAGCAGTACATTTGAAAGTTTTGTTCTTGACAAATTACCATTAGAAAAATCAAAAAACGCAACTATTTCATGAATTGAAACTTTAATCAATGAAAATAGCGAATATTCAAAATCAGAAAATTATACACAAAGAACTAGAGAATTATTATTTACAATATTGTCATATTTAAACGATGAGTTCTTTAACAAAAGTGAACTTTTTGAAGAATTTAGTATGTCAAAAATTACAGAAGTTTTAGTTAAAGTTTCTGATGTACTTGGTTTAAGTGCAGAAATTAATCAACAAGTTCAAACAAATATGAATAAAAAGTTATCTATTCAACAAAAAGAATTTATCCTGCGTGAAAAAGTTAAAGTTCTACAAGAAGAACTTTCAAACATTAATGTCCCAATAAATGAAGATGATTATTCAAGAGATTTAAAAGATAAGGTAAAAAATAAAATTTATCCTGATTCTGTAAAAAAATTAATTTCAGAAGAAAATAAAAGATCAAGCGAAATGATGCCTGTTTCTCCTGAAGCATCAATTTCAAAAACATATGTTGCTAACCTTAAAAAACTTCCATGAAGAAAAACACAAAAAGAGTTCTTAGATATCAAATATGCAAGAGAAGTTTTAGATAAATATCATTATGGTCTTGATAAAGTTAAGGAAAGAATTATTGAATATATCGCTGTTATTATTAACCAAAAATTAAATGACAAAGATACTTCTAAAAAACTTTCTTTAGATTCAGAACATGAAGTTGATATGTCATTATTCAAAGAAGATAAAAATGAAAAAGAAACATTTAATAATGTTCCAATCATTTGTTTAGTAGGTCCTCCTGGTACAGGTAAAACTTCATTATCAAAAGCAATTGCTGAGTCACTGAAAAGAAAATTCATCAAAATTTCATTAGGTGGAGTTCATGATGAAAGTGAAATTAGAGGACATCGTAGAACTTATGTTGGTGCTATGCCTGGTAAATTAATTAAAGGTATTTTAAAAGCAGAAGTTTCTAACCCTGTTATTTTACTTGATGAAATTGATAAAATGGCTTCTACAAATAAAGGAGATCCTGCTTCAGCAATGCTTGAAGTGTTAGATCCTGAACAAAATTCAAAATTCCAAGATCACTACCTTGAACATGAATATGACCTTTCAAAAGCAATCTTCATTGCTACTGCAAATTATTATGAAAATATTCCTCACGCATTAATTGACCGTGTAGAAGTAATTGAGCTTTCTTCATACACATTAACCGAAAAAATCAATATTGCTAAAAATCACTTATTACCAAAAGTTATTGAACAAGTAGGATTAAAAGAAAACTTCTTTAACATTGATGATAAAACTTTTGAATACATCATTAAACATTACACAAATGAAGCCGGTGTTCGTGGACTTAAGCGAATTTTAGATAAAATTGCTAGAAAATACACATTAAAATTATTGGAAACACCTGAAAAAGATAGACCATCTTCATACACAGTAAAAGTTGAAGATTTAGAAGATTTAATTGGGGTTGTTATCTATAAAAGAGAAAGTGAACTAGAAGAAGAAAAACCAGGTACAGTAAATGGTTTAGCATATACTTCATATGGTGGTTCAACTTTACAAATCGAAGTAAATATTTACCCAGGTAAAGAGGAAATCAAAATTACTGGTTCATTAAAAGATGTTATGAAAGAATCTGCGCAAATCTCTTTATCATATGTTAAATCAAATGCAAGTAGATTTGGTATTGAAGAGTTTGATTTTGATAAAAACACAATTCACATCCACGTTCCAGAAGGTGCGGTTCCAAAAGATGGACCAAGTGCTGGTGTAACATTTACAACAGCATTAATCTCAGCGCTTAAAAAATTCTCTGTGCCATCAAAATATGGTATGACAGGAGAAATCACATTACGTGGTAAAGTTTTAGATATTGGTGGTTTAAAAGAGAAATCATTTGCAGCAAGTCAAAAAAGCATTAGTACAGTATTTATTCCTGAAGGAAATGTTAAAAACTTAAAAGACATTCCCGAAGAAATCAAAAAAACAATTACTTATATTCCAGTTAAAAATTACGAAGAAATTTATGATGTAATTTTTATGAATAAAAAACATTTGAAAGAGATTAAAGTTAAATAA
- a CDS encoding APC family permease yields MNKHFTAKSFTFFTINFIVGLGFISTITTVLKLGYWGYLVIALSLLTVLGTSLVFSRLSNKYSDHYGGSYAFARNIDDDIANNTYSMEYNSKQNTSTRTKKSFLRNFIFFIGWNQFIQSPILSSISPLLLSSVIEGILGENVPNKLAILWIIRTLSVVIFALLIIISTLGLKLSTKVIFATSIVKWSILAIGIVLIMTQISLDGYSQSLEATKNISAKTIFSSTLLFIFAFAGIEDMAAMTKDVHFKNFRTILLTAIGAIFVFYMGVYTVMLGLEQSGAINNKFYHYYSLALGTFGLVLFIIGFISNDIGYKITQTVSTARKLVPLAEDNLIHEMFSEHNSKQEYKKAIIFVAIFTLISMISLSLYVLLAQKPGEENYFDAVINMSCVALLVEDIFTFIVAFVLQKKKKIEKIPFWEQVIYFLSIIWAGFLVLTFFVPNILGESISASEIFTIIGYFVFILIGFGIRYYSYRHKKYLLKKQIKIS; encoded by the coding sequence ATGAATAAGCATTTTACTGCTAAATCATTTACATTTTTTACTATTAACTTTATTGTTGGTTTAGGTTTTATATCAACAATAACCACAGTTTTAAAATTAGGATATTGAGGCTACTTAGTTATTGCTTTATCTTTATTAACTGTTTTAGGAACTTCATTAGTATTTTCTAGATTATCAAATAAGTATAGCGATCACTATGGTGGATCATACGCTTTTGCTAGAAATATTGATGATGATATTGCTAATAACACTTATTCAATGGAATATAATTCGAAACAAAATACTTCAACAAGAACGAAAAAAAGTTTTTTAAGAAACTTTATTTTCTTTATTGGGTGAAACCAATTTATACAAAGTCCAATTTTATCTTCGATTTCACCATTACTTTTATCAAGTGTTATTGAAGGTATTTTAGGAGAAAATGTCCCAAACAAACTTGCAATATTATGAATTATCAGAACACTTTCTGTTGTTATATTTGCATTATTAATAATTATTTCAACACTAGGATTAAAACTAAGTACAAAAGTAATTTTTGCAACATCAATTGTTAAATGATCAATTTTAGCCATTGGTATTGTTTTGATCATGACTCAAATTTCGTTAGATGGATATTCTCAAAGTTTAGAAGCAACAAAAAATATTTCAGCTAAAACCATTTTCTCAAGCACATTATTATTCATTTTTGCTTTTGCAGGAATTGAAGATATGGCTGCAATGACCAAAGATGTTCACTTTAAAAACTTTAGAACAATTTTACTAACAGCAATTGGTGCTATATTTGTGTTTTATATGGGTGTTTATACAGTTATGCTTGGTCTTGAACAAAGCGGAGCAATAAACAATAAGTTTTACCATTATTATTCACTTGCTTTAGGTACATTTGGTTTGGTTTTATTCATCATTGGATTTATATCAAATGATATCGGATATAAAATTACTCAAACTGTTTCAACAGCAAGAAAACTTGTTCCTTTAGCAGAAGATAATTTAATTCACGAAATGTTTTCCGAACACAACTCAAAACAAGAATATAAAAAGGCAATTATATTTGTCGCAATATTTACATTAATATCAATGATTTCATTATCATTATATGTTTTATTGGCACAAAAACCTGGTGAAGAAAACTACTTCGATGCTGTTATCAATATGAGCTGTGTTGCATTGCTAGTAGAAGATATTTTCACATTCATTGTCGCTTTTGTTTTACAAAAGAAAAAGAAAATTGAAAAAATACCATTTTGAGAACAAGTTATTTATTTTTTAAGTATTATTTGAGCAGGGTTTTTAGTTTTAACATTCTTTGTTCCTAACATCTTAGGAGAAAGCATAAGCGCATCAGAAATCTTCACAATTATTGGATATTTTGTATTTATTTTAATAGGATTTGGAATAAGATATTATTCATATAGACACAAGAAATATTTATTAAAGAAACAAATTAAAATTAGTTAA